The Bacteroidota bacterium genome contains the following window.
AACATCTAAAAGAAGTGTGCTTCCATCGCAAATGCTGGTGTCTGCACCCAATTCTATGCTTGTAGATAAAACATAAACCATAGCCGAATCAGTATCAATTGCTCCACAATGATTTTCAATTGTAACAGCATAAAGTCCTGCTGTGCTTGTACTTATATTTGGAGTATTCTCGCCGGTTGACCATAAATAACTGACTGCCGTAGAATCTGTTACATCGAAAGTTGCTGTTTGTCCTTGGCAAATTGTGATGTCGTCACCAAGATCTACATCCAATGCAAAAATATCTAATACTATATAATCCGGCAAACTTCCGCATTCGTTGGTTACCATAACTGTATAAGTTGCAGCATCGAAAACAGTAATTTCTTGAGTAGTTTCTCCGTTCGACCAAAGAAATTCTGCACCTTCATTTCCTGCATCAAGCATTAATGAATCGCCTGGACAAAGTGCCGTATCTACACCTAATTCAATTGAAATTGGATAGTCAACACTTATGAGAATATTGTCGTAGCTTGATCCACAAACATTTGTAACATAGACAAAATACATACCGGCAGTATCAACAACATAGCTTGGATAAACCGAGCCATCGTTCCATTGATAAGTTGAGTTCGTGTATGTTGCATCAAGAATCAATGAGTATCCATCGCAAATAGTTTGATCCGGACCGAGAGTGAAATCCGGAACGTCAATAATATCAATATTAATATTATCGTTGTCGGTTCCGCAAGAATTAGTTACTGTAACAGAATAGGTTCCTGCATTTGTTACATCAATAGTTTGAGTGATTACACCTGTTGACCAGTAATAAGTTGTTCCGTTGTCACCGGCATCTAAAGTAAGAGTATTTCCATTGCAAAGTTCAATGTCCTGACCAAGAAATACATTCAATGGCATATCGTATTCAACTTCTACACTTGTTGATTCTTCACAATTTGCAACTGTAACAGTTATTTCAAAAGTTCCTGAATATAAGGCTGTTATTGTTTCTGTAGTTTCGCCTGTATTCCATTCGTATTCTGGTGTTCCATAAATAGTTGTAACTGTTGCATCCAGAGTTATCGGGTTTGTTGCACAAATCCCTGAGACATTCACCCCGAGATTCGGTTCTATTTCATTGTATTCCACCACTATACTTTCAACAATTGTTCCGCAAGGATTTGTAATTTGAACAGAATAATTTCCGGGTTTATCAATCAAGAATGTTGGCAAAGTGTCTGTATAAGTGTATGTTCCCAAATCTGCTGTCCATAGAAAAGTGCAGCCATCATTGTATGATAAATCGTATTCGATAATTTCATTAGTACAGAGAACAGTTGGACTTGGCCCGAGGTTTGCCCACGGAATATAAACAACAGTCAAAGTATCCATTACCGTATCCGAAACATTCCCATTATATGAAATACATTGTATTATATAAGTTCCCGGATCGAAAAGAAACCATGGATCAGGATCAACATGATTTTGCCACATTGGCATTGTTGAAGGATAGTTAAAGTTCCAGTGAACTGAATCAATAAAAGTTGTCCCTAAGAAAAAGAAAGTTGTGTCTATATAACAACTTGTCTCAAAAGTAAATTCAGCCGAAGCAAAAAAACTGGTAATAAATGTTGGTAAACCTTCATCACATTCTTCTACTGTAGGTGTACTGGCCACATCTAAAAATACTGCATCAAGTTGAAGGTCGGCAGCTATTCCTGCAAGTAAGGGTTCATTAATACGAGCTAACCATGAAACATCGTCTCTTGCACAATAAATTTTCCCGTCAGGCGCAAGCTGAACTGCTCCTCCGTCACCATACGACTGAGGTCCTAACCATCCTACAGTTTCATGAGAATTAAGAAAATTCGTAACATTTGGCAGTTCTAATAAGTCCCATTGGTGTACTTCATTATCCCATCTGTTCACTGCATATAAATAATGTTCATCCGGAGAAAATTCGCAACCATAGGCATCAGGAAATCCAGACATTGTAACCGGATTTGTCAAATCTCCAGTGAGGTTATCAAAATCAAACAATTCGTACAAATCCATAGCTTCAATACCAAGTACTACTTTAGTTCCACTTGGCGATGCTTTCATATATCCTCTAGATTCTCCTGAAGAGCCGGCATGTGGTGTTCCTGTAGTAGAGGAAACATATCCATTCACCAAATCAATTCCGGCACTAGTTACAAGGATGGAACGAAAATTAGCATTTCCCCATTCATGAACTATTACCCAAATATCTGTACCGTTTGCATGATTAACAGCTGTAATTTTTTCAGGTGATGGGTTGAATATAGGAATATTTTTCTCAAGTGGATCTACATCACCCAATCCGCCATTGGCAGTCATATCTACTCTTGAATATGCTAAACCTCCTGATTGCAAGTTGTCATCAACAGTAAAAATATAATATGTATTTGGGTCCATTGGTTTTGGAATTATTACAGCTGATTGTGTCGAGGAGGCATCACCGGTTAATCCGAAACCATTTGGCATTTGAACCATATTTGCATCCCATACTAAAGTTCCATCACTAAAAAACAGAAGGTTACAACTTGGGTCACTAATAGTTGCAACACCCTCGTTTGTAGTTAATGGACTACCACCAAAAGCAACAGGTGTAACTGTTGAACAATCCCAGGAAACTCCTGCATTAGTTCCAAAAATCCAGTTGTTTCCTTCACCATTTTGTGCAAGAATATTCGATACAAAAATTATGATTAAAGAAAATGTTAAAATTTTAGCTTTCATAATATAAAATTTAAAGTCATCAAAAAATTAAAGTTGCAAGATATATTTATAGTTTTTATTATCAAAACAATTTGTCAAATTCTATTGAGTAACAGTTTATTTCTAACTGATACACACATAGAAACGAAAGAATAAAATTTTGTCATAAAGTAAAATAAACATATCAAAATTACTGATTTATGACGATTTCATTTTTTTAAAGTTGCTTAAATATTTTTTTGAATTTTGCTATTTAATTCATTTTTCTTTGAGCTTGATGCGTTTTTTCAAACAAATGTATTTTTATGTGGATATTATAAAGGAACAATTTTTGTGTATTTTTGCAAATATTTAAAATTTAGATTATTAAGAAGATATATAAAATATTACTAATTATAGTAGCTGCATTGATATTCCTATTATCGGCAACTTATTCTATTATTCAATTTAGCAGTATTCAAACATCTTTAACTCAGTATTTTGCAAATAATCTTTCTGAGAAATTAAACTCGAAAATTACAATTGGCAGTGTAGATATTAGCTTTTTCAGCAATTTAATTCTCGAAGATATATATCTGGAGGACCAAAATTCTGATACTCTGTTTTTTATCGAAAAACTTGTGGCAAATATAAACTCTTTTAGTATTGATAAAAAGTATGTGAAAATAAATAAAATTACCCTCGAAAATTCAAGAGTAAAATTTTCAAAAGATTCGCTAAGTGTACTTAATCTAAGATTTTTTATCGATAGTTTAAAAACTGAAAATAAGGATACTACGCTATGGCAAATTTCCTGTTCCGACTTAGAAATGTCAAATTCTACATTTTCGTATAAATCATTTAATAATGAACAAAAAATTCAGGGCATAAATTACAATGATATTTACATATCAAATTTTTCTTTTTCGATAAATGATTTTGAAACAAAAAACGATTCTATAATATTTAGATTCAGCGATTTAAGTTTAGTTGACAAGAGCAATTTTGAAATAAATTTGCTTGAATCCTCGAATATAGTTACCAAGAATGAAATAATTTTAAACAACTTAAAAATAAAAACTCCTTTCAGCGAACTATTTGCAAATCATTATATTATGAAATTTGATAGTGTAATAAATTTTCATAATTTTAATGAAAATGTGAAGATTATTGCTTCAATTGAGAGGAGCAATTTTGGATTAACAGATTTGTCAATGTTTTCGCCAAAGCTTCATGGAATAGATCAAAATGTTAGGATTGATGGCGATTTTTCAGGATATATTTCGAATTTCAAAGTGAAAAATCTGAATATTGAATATGGCAATACAACCAAAATTTCATTGAAATGTAATATTCAAGGACTACCGGACATTTCAAATACATTTTTTTATGCCAGTGTTAACCAGATTGTTAGTACAAAAACCGATATTGAAAGTTTCAATCTTCCATATTTTGTCAAGAATAGAAACATATCTCTTACTGAAAATCTAAAAACTTTTGGAGAAATAGAATATAAGGGAAAAATCTCGGGTTTTATTTACGATTTTGTTTCATACGGAAGGCTGCAAACAGATTTGGGAAACCTGATCACAGACATTTCCATAAAGCAAGACAGGCAACTTGAAAAAGTTAGTTTTAATGGAAATTTCAAAACAGAAGATTTTAAACTTGCTTCGATTTTTCAGAATGAAAAACTTCCTGAAAATGCTAGCATCAATACAAAAATTAACGGTAATTATCAAAAATCGGCTGGCATTTTTGCTGAATTGGATGGTTCGTTGAAAAATATTGAGTTCAATAATTATACATATTCAGATATTGAAGTATCAGGAAAACTTTCCGATAAAAAGTTTGATGGGCAAGTAAAAATTAGCGACCCAAATGTAAATCTTGATTTTTTAGGCCTGATAGATTTTTCGCAAGAAACTCCTATTTTCGATTTCACGGCATTTGTTTCAGATGCAAAACTCAAAAAATTGAATTTCGTGAAACAAGACAGTCTTGCTAAATTATCGTTTATGCTTTCCGCAAATTTTGTTGGAGACGAAATTGATAATTCCAAAGGTAAGATCGAACTTTTTGGTACTAAGTTTCAAAATAAAAAAGGTTCGATAGACCTCAACGAATTTTCAGTTATTTCTACTGAAAAAAACAATTCAGATTTTCTTCAGCTAAATTCAGATTTTGTCGATTTAGAAATTCTCGGAACATTTAAGATTGAAAATCTCTACACAAGTTTCGAAAAACTTTTTCACAAATATTTTCCTTCGTTTTCGAGAAGCAAATATCAAAATCTGGATACAACTAATAATTTTGTATTCTCAGCAAATCTGAAAAATACACAAGCAGTTAGCAGGGTGTTTTTTCCGTATGTTTTTGCTAAAGAAAACACAAATATTCACGGCAAATTGAATTCAATTAATAAAACAATTCATGTGGCAATTTCTTCGCCTGAAATAGATTTTAAAGGAAATAAACTCAAGGATTTTAGTTTTAATGTTTCAAATTTGAACGATTCCTTATTTTTCCTCACAAAAGCAAAGAATGTAAATATCAATAAAACAGTAAATATTGACAATTTTGTTGTTTCGGCTTCTGCGAAAAAAGACAGCCTTGGTCTAAGCATCAACTGGCAAAATTTGGATACTTTAAATTATAATGGTAACATATTGACTCGTACCTTTATAACTAAAAATGAAAAGAGTGAGAATCCAATAATTAATATTTCAGTACAGCCATCTATTGTTACGATTGCAGATACAGTATGGACGATTAATTCTTGCAAAATAAATATTGATAGTACTTTCATTGGCATCGATAGTTTTATGGTTTTTAATGAAAATCAGCATATTGCACTACATGGAGCACTTTCTGAAATTCCGAACGACACTTTGAAAATTAATCTTCAGAAAATTAATCTTTCATACCTAAATCTTTTTACAGCTAATACTAATGCCCATTTTGAGGGAAAAATTGATGGTGAGGCACAATTAATTGATTTTTATGAAAGAAGTATATTTTTTTCCGACATCAAAATCAAAAATTTGAATATCAATAATGAAAAAATAGGTTACACAGAAATTTTGAGTGATTGGGATAAAAATAGTAAAAGTCTTCATTTACATGCTTTTACAAAAAGGGATAAAATCAAAACCTTCATTATTGATGGGAACTATCTGCCAAATAAAAATGAACTTGAATTTGATATTTCATTAGATAAACTGAGGCTAAACATTTTTGAACCTTATTTGAAAGAAAATATTTCTGAACTACGAGGAATAGCCAGCGGCAAACTAAAATTGGAAGGACAACTCAAGAAACCTGTTTTGAATGGAATAGTTCAGTTACAAAAGTCGTCGTTTACAATCAATTATTTGCAAACCAGATATAATCTTTCTGATTCAATATTTGTTGAAAATAACTTGATAAAATTTGAAAATACAAAAATCAACGATAGCAAATATGGCACATCGGCAATTGCAAAAGGCGAGATTAGACACGATTATTTTAAAAATTTCTTTTTCGATATAAATATTGTTGCTGATAAATTTCTA
Protein-coding sequences here:
- a CDS encoding translocation/assembly module TamB, whose product is MIFLLSATYSIIQFSSIQTSLTQYFANNLSEKLNSKITIGSVDISFFSNLILEDIYLEDQNSDTLFFIEKLVANINSFSIDKKYVKINKITLENSRVKFSKDSLSVLNLRFFIDSLKTENKDTTLWQISCSDLEMSNSTFSYKSFNNEQKIQGINYNDIYISNFSFSINDFETKNDSIIFRFSDLSLVDKSNFEINLLESSNIVTKNEIILNNLKIKTPFSELFANHYIMKFDSVINFHNFNENVKIIASIERSNFGLTDLSMFSPKLHGIDQNVRIDGDFSGYISNFKVKNLNIEYGNTTKISLKCNIQGLPDISNTFFYASVNQIVSTKTDIESFNLPYFVKNRNISLTENLKTFGEIEYKGKISGFIYDFVSYGRLQTDLGNLITDISIKQDRQLEKVSFNGNFKTEDFKLASIFQNEKLPENASINTKINGNYQKSAGIFAELDGSLKNIEFNNYTYSDIEVSGKLSDKKFDGQVKISDPNVNLDFLGLIDFSQETPIFDFTAFVSDAKLKKLNFVKQDSLAKLSFMLSANFVGDEIDNSKGKIELFGTKFQNKKGSIDLNEFSVISTEKNNSDFLQLNSDFVDLEILGTFKIENLYTSFEKLFHKYFPSFSRSKYQNLDTTNNFVFSANLKNTQAVSRVFFPYVFAKENTNIHGKLNSINKTIHVAISSPEIDFKGNKLKDFSFNVSNLNDSLFFLTKAKNVNINKTVNIDNFVVSASAKKDSLGLSINWQNLDTLNYNGNILTRTFITKNEKSENPIINISVQPSIVTIADTVWTINSCKINIDSTFIGIDSFMVFNENQHIALHGALSEIPNDTLKINLQKINLSYLNLFTANTNAHFEGKIDGEAQLIDFYERSIFFSDIKIKNLNINNEKIGYTEILSDWDKNSKSLHLHAFTKRDKIKTFIIDGNYLPNKNELEFDISLDKLRLNIFEPYLKENISELRGIASGKLKLEGQLKKPVLNGIVQLQKSSFTINYLQTRYNLSDSIFVENNLIKFENTKINDSKYGTSAIAKGEIRHDYFKNFFFDINIVADKFLCLDTRESDNELYFGTAFASGLIKINGALSNIEMDINAKTEKNSRFYIPLTSESEISESNFITFVNENIKQLEIIEEESVDLSGVKLNFQLEVTPECEAQLIFDSKMGDVIKGNGNANLKMEISSAGEFNMFGNYEIDRGEYNFTLQNFFSKKFRIKKGGTIKWNGDPYDADVDLLAYYDVSTSLDNLLLDTSEIFRKRIPVECLIHMTDKILNPKIDFSIDLPDSDEKTKDQVNNLTENETNKQFISLLVINRFQPLSYLSNSGSDNFGANYSLTESGTEILSNQLSHWLSQISNDFDIGFNYRQGDELSSDEIEVALETQLWNDRVRINGNFGVGGQYENANKIVGDFDIDFKLNKSGKLRAKYFTKANNSLIYDESPYTQGVGVFYREEFNKLSDLFRKYSLFK